One genomic segment of Longimicrobium sp. includes these proteins:
- a CDS encoding tRNA guanosine(34) transglycosylase Tgt: MFEFQIHATEGAARTGTLTLPHGQVQTPVFMPVGTQATVKTLTPAEVSGLGAQIILGNTYHLYLRPGHELVREMGGLHRFQGWDGPILTDSGGFQVFSLSDINTIEEEGVTFQSHIDGSRHLFTPERVMEIERALGADIIMAFDQCPPGQSSREHATVAYERTLRWLDRCRTRFAQLPDEDP, translated from the coding sequence CTGTTCGAGTTCCAGATCCACGCGACGGAGGGTGCCGCGCGCACGGGCACGCTCACGCTGCCCCACGGGCAGGTGCAAACGCCCGTGTTCATGCCCGTCGGCACGCAGGCGACCGTCAAGACGCTGACGCCCGCCGAGGTGTCGGGGCTGGGCGCGCAGATCATCCTGGGCAACACCTACCACCTGTACCTGCGCCCCGGGCACGAGCTGGTGCGCGAGATGGGCGGGCTTCACCGCTTTCAGGGGTGGGACGGGCCCATCCTCACGGACTCGGGCGGCTTCCAGGTGTTCTCGCTTTCCGACATCAACACGATCGAGGAAGAGGGTGTCACCTTCCAGAGCCACATCGACGGCTCTCGCCACCTGTTCACCCCCGAGCGGGTGATGGAGATCGAGCGGGCGCTGGGGGCCGACATCATCATGGCCTTCGACCAGTGCCCGCCGGGGCAGAGCAGCCGCGAGCACGCCACCGTGGCCTACGAGCGCACGCTGCGCTGGCTGGACCGCTGCCGCACCCGCTTCGCGCAGCTCCCGGATGAGGACCCCG
- the queA gene encoding tRNA preQ1(34) S-adenosylmethionine ribosyltransferase-isomerase QueA, translating into MTERAFRTSDFDFHLPPEQVAQAPAERRDASRLLVVDRSTGELHHGVFSDLVDYVPAGDALVLNETRVFPARLLGRKATGAAAEVLLLHPHGGEEKVWTALVRPGAKLKPGRTVEVGEELSVEILDSTPGGERIVRLVTPLPLAEALDRYGEVPLPPYVERSATEADRERYQTVYARERGSVAAPTAGLHFTPELIAAFEAKGVRVARLVLHVGVGTFRPVEAEDPAEHRMHSEWYSVSSEAAAAVNETRAAGGSIWAVGTTVVRTLESAATDDGLVHAGEGWTDIFIRPPYRFKGVDHLVTNFHLPRSTLLMLVSALGGYELVMRAYREAVVHGYRFFSYGDAMVLR; encoded by the coding sequence GTGACGGAGCGAGCCTTCCGCACGTCGGACTTCGACTTTCACCTTCCGCCGGAGCAGGTAGCCCAGGCCCCGGCGGAACGTCGCGACGCCAGCCGGCTGCTCGTGGTGGACCGCTCCACCGGCGAACTGCACCACGGCGTCTTTTCCGACCTGGTGGACTACGTGCCCGCGGGAGACGCCCTCGTACTGAACGAAACGCGCGTCTTTCCCGCGCGCCTGCTCGGGCGCAAGGCCACGGGTGCCGCGGCCGAGGTGCTGCTTCTGCACCCGCACGGCGGCGAAGAAAAGGTGTGGACGGCGCTCGTGCGCCCCGGCGCCAAGCTCAAACCCGGGCGAACGGTGGAGGTGGGCGAGGAGCTTTCCGTGGAGATCCTGGATTCCACTCCTGGCGGCGAACGCATCGTGCGGCTGGTGACGCCGCTGCCCCTGGCCGAGGCGCTGGACCGCTACGGCGAGGTGCCGCTGCCGCCCTACGTGGAGCGGAGCGCGACGGAGGCGGATCGCGAGCGCTACCAGACGGTCTACGCGCGTGAACGGGGGTCCGTAGCCGCACCTACGGCGGGCCTGCACTTCACCCCCGAGCTGATCGCGGCGTTCGAGGCCAAGGGCGTCCGCGTCGCCCGCCTGGTGCTTCACGTCGGCGTGGGCACCTTTCGCCCGGTGGAGGCCGAGGACCCGGCCGAGCATCGCATGCACTCCGAGTGGTACAGCGTGTCGAGCGAGGCGGCGGCGGCCGTCAACGAGACGCGCGCGGCCGGCGGCTCCATCTGGGCCGTCGGCACCACCGTCGTGCGCACCCTGGAGTCCGCGGCCACGGACGACGGCTTGGTGCACGCGGGTGAGGGGTGGACGGACATCTTCATCCGCCCGCCGTACCGCTTCAAGGGCGTGGACCACCTGGTCACCAACTTCCACCTTCCCCGCAGCACGCTGTTGATGCTGGTGTCGGCTTTGGGAGGATACGAACTGGTGATGAGGGCGTACCGCGAGGCCGTAGTGCACGGATACCGGTTCTTTTCCTACGGTGACGCGATGGTCCTCCGATGA
- the ruvB gene encoding Holliday junction branch migration DNA helicase RuvB, with product MSQQQPRSEITTPAALTDEEGAELSLRPQRLAEFIGQDKVKESLQIAIDAALSRREPLDHTLFYGPPGLGKTTLALLMARELGVNIKITAAPVLEKPADLVRELTTLREGDILFIDEIHRLRPIIEEFLYPAMEDWRIDVRLSDGPHAQMISMPIEKFTLIGATTRYGLLTPPMRARFGIVQRLHYYPVQHLAFIVERTAEILGVGCETHGAMEIARRSRGTPRVANRLMRRVRDYAQVRADGVITRDVADAALLMLDVDEFGLDEMDTRVLRSMIEQFGGGPVGLNTLAVAIGEDAGTLEEVYEPFLIQNGFLMRTPRGRVATALAYRRFGYAPPVDGAGANLPSMFGGAGGPAQSSLFDA from the coding sequence ATGTCGCAGCAGCAACCGCGCTCCGAGATCACCACGCCCGCCGCGCTGACCGACGAGGAAGGCGCCGAGCTCAGCCTGCGCCCGCAGCGCCTGGCGGAGTTCATCGGGCAGGACAAGGTCAAGGAGTCGCTGCAGATCGCCATCGACGCGGCGCTCAGCCGCCGCGAGCCGCTGGACCACACCCTGTTCTACGGCCCGCCCGGGCTGGGCAAGACCACGCTGGCGCTGCTGATGGCGCGCGAGCTTGGCGTCAACATCAAGATCACCGCCGCCCCCGTGCTCGAAAAGCCCGCGGACCTGGTGCGCGAGCTGACGACGCTGCGCGAGGGCGACATCCTGTTCATCGACGAGATCCACCGCCTGCGGCCCATAATCGAGGAGTTCCTGTATCCCGCGATGGAGGACTGGCGGATCGACGTGCGCCTTTCGGACGGGCCGCACGCGCAGATGATCTCCATGCCCATCGAAAAGTTCACGCTGATCGGCGCCACCACGCGTTACGGGCTGCTCACGCCGCCCATGCGCGCCCGGTTCGGCATCGTGCAGCGGCTTCACTACTATCCCGTGCAGCACCTGGCCTTCATCGTGGAGCGCACGGCCGAAATCCTGGGGGTGGGGTGCGAAACGCACGGGGCGATGGAGATCGCGCGGCGCTCGCGGGGCACGCCGCGCGTGGCCAACCGCCTGATGCGCCGCGTACGCGACTACGCCCAGGTGCGCGCGGACGGCGTGATCACCCGAGACGTGGCCGACGCGGCGCTGCTGATGCTGGACGTGGACGAGTTCGGCCTGGACGAGATGGACACGCGGGTGCTGCGCAGCATGATCGAGCAGTTCGGCGGCGGGCCCGTGGGGCTGAACACCCTGGCCGTGGCCATCGGTGAGGACGCGGGGACGCTGGAAGAGGTGTACGAGCCCTTTCTCATCCAGAACGGCTTCCTGATGCGCACGCCGCGCGGGCGCGTGGCGACGGCGCTCGCCTACCGCCGCTTCGGCTACGCCCCGCCGGTGGACGGCGCCGGCGCCAACCTTCCCAGCATGTTCGGCGGGGCAGGGGGACCGGCGCAGTCCAGCCTGTTCGACGCGTGA